The following coding sequences lie in one Bacteroidota bacterium genomic window:
- a CDS encoding phosphatase PAP2 family protein yields MKKLLLCILLCVAGFCPAQNADIHWLRCINQPVNVPLDNAMKFTSNSVTPMIIAVPVGIFTYDLLAKKDISEKRKPLVIAASLGADAIITFGLKYSVNRPRPFVTYPDIIKKSDAGSKSFPSGHTSSAFALATSLSLEYPKWYVIVPSYMWACTVGYSRMRLGVHYPSDVFAGAVIGAGCAWAGWWLNKKLWQPKKYAPAGL; encoded by the coding sequence ATGAAAAAACTACTGCTGTGCATTCTCCTTTGTGTTGCAGGATTCTGTCCTGCACAGAACGCCGACATTCATTGGCTGCGCTGCATTAATCAACCGGTGAATGTTCCACTCGACAACGCGATGAAGTTCACTTCGAACAGTGTAACGCCAATGATCATTGCAGTTCCTGTTGGCATTTTTACTTATGATCTCCTGGCGAAAAAAGATATTTCTGAAAAAAGAAAACCGCTTGTGATCGCCGCATCTCTCGGCGCTGATGCGATCATCACTTTCGGATTGAAATATTCTGTGAATCGCCCGCGGCCATTCGTTACTTATCCCGACATCATAAAAAAATCGGATGCCGGATCAAAATCTTTTCCATCGGGACACACTTCTTCTGCATTCGCACTGGCCACTTCGCTCTCGCTGGAATATCCGAAATGGTACGTGATCGTTCCTTCTTATATGTGGGCGTGCACGGTCGGCTACTCGCGCATGCGCCTGGGCGTGCATTACCCGAGTGATGTATTCGCCGGCGCAGTGATAGGCGCGGGATGCGCGTGGGCGGGCTGGTGGCTGAATAAAAAATTGTGGCAACCGAAAAAATACGCTCCTGCGGGATTATAA
- a CDS encoding pyridoxal phosphate-dependent aminotransferase, whose translation MPKLSSKANHMPASPIRKLVPFAEKAKKDGRKIFHLNIGQPDIETPEVMLNAIKNSNIRVIEYTHSAGNESYRTKLAAYYRKFNMPVNTEDIIITTGGSEAIEIAMMTCFNAGDELIIPEPFYANYNGFSCAADLVVKPVRSHIENGFALPPIEEFEKLIAPKTRGIMICNPGNPTGYLYTQEELNALKEVVLKHDLFLLSDEVYREFCYDGKKYFSVMHLTGIENNTVLLDSISKRYSACGARIGAMISKNKEVMSAALKFAQARLSPPTFGQVGAEAALDTPQSYFDDVLKEYTARRNFVIEALNKMEGVFCPKPSGAFYCIARLPIDNADKFCQWLLESFNYNGKTVMLAPATGFYSTPGAGADEVRIAYVLKTDDLKNAMECLDAALKVYPGRFVKKKHAITQ comes from the coding sequence ATGCCTAAACTTTCCTCGAAGGCAAATCACATGCCTGCATCACCGATCAGAAAATTGGTTCCTTTCGCAGAGAAAGCGAAAAAAGATGGAAGAAAAATTTTTCATCTCAACATCGGCCAGCCCGATATTGAAACACCGGAAGTGATGTTGAACGCCATAAAAAATTCCAACATCCGCGTCATCGAATACACACACTCGGCAGGCAACGAAAGTTATCGAACAAAACTTGCAGCGTATTACCGGAAATTCAATATGCCGGTCAACACAGAAGACATCATCATCACCACCGGCGGATCAGAAGCTATCGAGATCGCGATGATGACCTGCTTCAATGCCGGCGATGAACTTATTATTCCCGAACCCTTCTACGCCAACTACAATGGATTTTCCTGCGCGGCAGATCTCGTTGTGAAACCCGTGCGCTCTCATATAGAAAACGGGTTTGCTCTTCCTCCTATAGAGGAATTTGAAAAACTCATCGCGCCGAAAACCCGTGGCATCATGATCTGCAATCCCGGGAATCCTACCGGATATCTCTATACGCAGGAAGAACTGAACGCACTTAAAGAGGTTGTATTAAAACACGACCTCTTCCTCCTGAGCGACGAAGTGTATCGTGAATTCTGCTACGACGGAAAAAAATATTTTTCGGTGATGCATCTCACCGGCATCGAAAACAATACCGTGCTGCTCGATTCCATTTCCAAAAGATATTCGGCCTGCGGCGCGCGCATTGGCGCCATGATCTCGAAAAATAAAGAAGTGATGAGCGCCGCCCTGAAATTTGCACAGGCAAGATTGAGTCCGCCTACATTCGGACAAGTGGGAGCAGAAGCAGCACTCGATACACCGCAATCATATTTTGACGATGTGCTTAAAGAATATACCGCACGCAGAAATTTTGTGATCGAAGCATTGAATAAAATGGAAGGCGTTTTTTGCCCGAAACCCAGCGGCGCATTTTATTGCATCGCACGATTACCAATTGACAACGCCGATAAATTCTGTCAATGGTTACTCGAAAGTTTCAATTACAATGGAAAAACAGTAATGCTGGCGCCCGCAACAGGATTTTATTCCACACCGGGCGCAGGAGCCGATGAAGTTCGCATTGCCTATGTTCTGAAAACAGATGATCTGAAAAATGCAATGGAATGCCTGGATGCAGCGCTTAAAGTATATCCGGGAAGATTTGTCAAAAAGAAACATGCGATCACGCAGTGA
- a CDS encoding YdcF family protein, which translates to MFFFLSKIFSFLLMPLTWFFILLIWTWRTKSEMRKKKLRIAAVVVILVFSNRFLFDRTMHVWEVNAVKEPAANSYDGIIVLGGMVSFDDQLDRVQFARGNDRLLQALALWKKGVAPKIIFTGGSGSILHPEHLEGNYIRNYLQELGVPDSVLIFEIHAKNTHENAAMTKPILEKYKKNGKYLLVTSAFHMRRALGCFVKEGINVSPYSTDRYSGPGKFEFDYLFLPDAETLWNWNILFHEWFGCITYKMEGYI; encoded by the coding sequence ATGTTTTTCTTCTTAAGTAAAATCTTTTCTTTCTTATTAATGCCGCTTACGTGGTTCTTCATCCTGCTCATCTGGACATGGAGGACGAAGAGTGAAATGCGTAAGAAGAAACTGCGGATCGCGGCCGTAGTGGTGATTCTTGTTTTCAGTAATCGTTTTCTTTTTGATCGCACGATGCACGTATGGGAAGTGAATGCAGTGAAGGAACCGGCGGCTAATTCTTACGATGGAATTATTGTGCTTGGTGGAATGGTTTCGTTCGATGATCAGTTGGATCGTGTGCAGTTTGCGCGCGGGAACGACCGCCTGCTGCAGGCGCTTGCGCTATGGAAAAAAGGTGTTGCACCGAAAATTATTTTCACCGGCGGTTCCGGAAGTATTCTGCATCCCGAACACCTGGAAGGAAATTACATCCGGAATTATTTACAGGAACTCGGTGTTCCCGATTCAGTTCTCATCTTTGAGATACACGCGAAGAATACGCACGAGAACGCCGCAATGACAAAACCTATATTGGAGAAATACAAAAAGAACGGGAAATATCTGCTCGTTACTTCTGCCTTTCATATGCGCCGCGCACTCGGGTGTTTTGTGAAAGAGGGAATAAATGTTTCGCCATACAGTACGGATCGTTACAGCGGGCCGGGAAAATTTGAATTCGATTATTTATTTCTTCCGGATGCAGAAACGCTGTGGAACTGGAATATTCTTTTTCACGAATGGTTCGGGTGCATCACTTATAAAATGGAAGGATATATTTGA
- a CDS encoding T9SS type A sorting domain-containing protein produces the protein MKKYFFLLSLFFFARADAQLIFLRNDSIPVFSGATQLPYAWAGGMNFCQFSDIDLNQDGISDLFVFDRTGNKITTYINHGTANQIDYELASQYSYQFPLLHDWVLLRDYNCDGKEDIFTASGGASPGIKVYENISSMANGLQFQLVSSQLMSDFFPNSTHAHQPIWVTNVDIPAIRDVDHDGDLDVLTYDVSGVHVIFHRNMSVESGYNCDSLIFKNQTLCWGDFAENTLNASITINDSCSAPPVAHHTDNSVLHDMHNGSCLECINTDGDNDEDILIGDITNPFEVYARNGGDSSFAMMDLVDNQFPSYNTSENMNVWICGFHLDVDNDGKKDILFAPNAPNTSQNFNSAWLYKNTGTNNNVTVNFVQNNFLQDKMIEVGEGSFPRFFDYDNDGDQDLFIGNYGYYSSSSAYPSKIALYENQGTASNPSFKFITDDFAGLYSNTTNIFCPVPTFGDLDGDGDKDMIVGDAVGKLHYFRKDPGPANNFVLVQSNYQGIDVGNYATPQLVDVDRDGLPDLLIGEQSGNFNYYRNTGTSSAPVFTLVTQLFGNQIVNQTGYTTGYSVPFLWDSAGTYVLLSGSERGYIFRYDNIDGNLAGTFTLTDSLYVTFREGLRTAPWMADITNDSLPDLVLGNYAGGVSLFLGNINTGWNEEVAMENSIHLFPNPANNSFTLKTILPNEELPAKISVYGMDGKLLRTTMMNANEENFYSGDLANGIYVVAIETHSGKPVRKKLVIGH, from the coding sequence GTGAAAAAATATTTTTTCTTACTCAGTTTATTTTTTTTCGCGCGCGCGGATGCACAACTTATTTTTCTTCGCAACGATTCCATTCCTGTTTTCTCGGGCGCAACGCAGCTCCCGTACGCGTGGGCAGGCGGAATGAATTTCTGCCAGTTCTCCGACATCGATCTCAACCAGGATGGTATCAGCGATCTTTTTGTTTTCGATCGCACGGGGAATAAGATCACCACGTACATCAATCACGGAACAGCGAACCAGATAGATTATGAACTCGCTTCGCAATATTCTTACCAGTTTCCATTACTGCACGACTGGGTTTTGCTGCGCGATTATAATTGCGATGGCAAAGAAGATATTTTCACAGCATCAGGCGGCGCGAGTCCGGGAATAAAAGTATATGAGAATATTTCTTCAATGGCGAATGGATTGCAGTTTCAATTGGTTTCATCGCAACTCATGTCCGATTTTTTTCCGAACAGCACACACGCGCATCAGCCCATCTGGGTAACGAACGTGGACATTCCCGCCATTCGCGATGTGGATCACGACGGAGATCTTGATGTACTTACTTATGATGTGAGTGGAGTGCATGTTATTTTTCACCGCAACATGTCGGTAGAATCGGGTTACAATTGCGATTCGCTCATTTTCAAAAACCAGACTTTATGCTGGGGCGATTTTGCCGAGAACACATTGAATGCATCGATCACGATCAATGATTCCTGCTCTGCTCCACCCGTTGCACATCATACTGATAATTCGGTTCTGCATGATATGCATAATGGTTCCTGCCTCGAGTGCATCAACACCGATGGCGATAATGATGAAGACATTCTCATTGGCGATATCACGAATCCGTTCGAAGTTTATGCGCGCAATGGCGGCGATTCTTCTTTTGCAATGATGGATCTCGTCGACAACCAGTTTCCTTCTTACAACACTTCTGAAAACATGAACGTGTGGATCTGCGGATTTCATCTCGATGTGGACAACGACGGAAAAAAAGACATTCTCTTTGCACCGAATGCACCGAACACTTCCCAGAACTTCAACAGCGCCTGGCTTTATAAGAATACAGGAACGAACAATAACGTGACGGTGAATTTTGTACAGAATAATTTCCTGCAGGATAAAATGATCGAGGTCGGTGAAGGATCTTTTCCCCGCTTCTTCGATTATGACAATGACGGCGACCAGGATCTTTTTATCGGCAACTACGGTTATTATTCTTCCTCATCGGCGTATCCTTCTAAGATCGCGCTTTACGAGAACCAGGGAACCGCTTCCAACCCGTCTTTCAAATTCATTACCGACGATTTTGCAGGGTTGTATTCCAATACAACTAACATCTTCTGTCCCGTTCCCACTTTCGGCGATCTCGATGGCGACGGCGACAAAGACATGATCGTGGGCGATGCCGTAGGAAAACTTCATTATTTCAGGAAAGATCCCGGCCCGGCAAATAATTTTGTTCTTGTCCAGAGCAATTACCAGGGAATTGATGTCGGCAATTATGCCACGCCGCAACTCGTGGACGTGGATCGCGACGGATTGCCGGATCTTCTCATTGGTGAACAATCGGGCAACTTCAATTATTACCGCAACACCGGAACTTCTTCAGCACCCGTGTTCACACTCGTCACACAACTTTTCGGAAACCAGATTGTAAATCAAACGGGATATACCACCGGTTACAGTGTTCCTTTCCTGTGGGACAGCGCCGGAACTTACGTGCTGCTCAGCGGATCGGAGCGCGGTTATATTTTCCGTTATGACAACATCGACGGAAATCTTGCCGGCACATTCACATTAACCGATTCACTCTATGTTACTTTCCGCGAAGGATTACGCACTGCGCCATGGATGGCTGATATTACCAATGATTCTTTGCCGGATCTCGTTCTCGGGAATTACGCAGGAGGAGTTTCTCTTTTTCTCGGCAACATCAATACCGGTTGGAATGAAGAAGTGGCGATGGAAAATTCCATTCATCTTTTTCCCAACCCTGCAAATAATTCTTTCACACTGAAAACTATTTTGCCAAATGAAGAATTGCCGGCGAAAATTTCTGTTTACGGAATGGATGGAAAACTTTTACGCACGACGATGATGAATGCGAATGAAGAGAATTTTTATTCCGGCGACCTTGCCAATGGAATTTATGTTGTGGCGATAGAAACGCACTCAGGGAAACCGGTGAGGAAAAAATTAGTCATTGGGCATTAG
- a CDS encoding T9SS type A sorting domain-containing protein — protein sequence MRNYFILFFALAFHSLSAQSHFTRQDTVSVYINSLRQPFAWAGGMNSCQYSNIDLNQDGIMDLFIFDRQGNKITTYVSNGTPDSVDYVFAPQYISAFPRMHDWAILRDYNCDGKMDIFTSNLSKIELYKNVSTVAGGLAFQLVTTGIKTDITPNSTDSMAPLNVSWIDVPAIRDIDGDGDLDVLTYGVGGTQVEFHHNMSKELYGVCDSVNSYTLETLCWGEFYESQLDATITLNVSCSNPPAHNDASHDVHLHNGSCLECINTDGDNDQDVIIGDLANPNINYIRNAGTNTFAHCDYVDPLYPSYDTTMYLNIFGCGYHLDVDNDGKNDVVFSPNGFTGVENYHSSWLYHNTGRNDSVRLHFIENNFIQGHMIDVGEGSYPRLFDFDHDGDLDLFIGNRGYYDISGFFPTMISLYKNTGTNAAPVFDLITKDFAHITQQDTFAQGAIPTFGDIDGDGDQDMIVGDVNGFLNLYRKDPGNDSNFVLTTQHIQNIDVGSYAIPQLVDVDRDGLLDLLVGEQSGNVNYYRNTGTNAVPFFTLITPLFGNVIVTQAGFTTGYSAPWLYDDNGNYILFCGSERGFLYRFDNVDGNLAGNFTLTDSLYVSSYEGGRIVPCVADLNNDSLFDVVIGNYAGGVSLFYGDNNVGIAEHPPLNIFFSAYPNPANETLTIETADLPSQDEFITLTDISGKIVLSQKILLQKTMLGISSLADGMYFCTISNAAGFRASQKLIIAK from the coding sequence GCAATCGCATTTCACCAGGCAGGACACTGTTTCCGTTTACATTAATTCTCTTCGCCAACCATTTGCATGGGCAGGAGGAATGAATTCCTGCCAGTATTCCAACATCGATCTCAACCAGGACGGCATCATGGATCTTTTCATTTTCGACCGGCAGGGAAACAAGATCACCACGTACGTCAGCAATGGTACTCCCGATTCTGTCGATTATGTTTTTGCACCGCAATATATTTCTGCTTTCCCGCGTATGCACGACTGGGCGATCCTGCGCGATTATAATTGCGATGGCAAGATGGATATTTTTACTTCCAATCTCAGTAAGATCGAATTGTATAAAAATGTTTCTACAGTTGCCGGCGGACTCGCATTTCAATTGGTAACAACAGGAATAAAAACAGACATCACTCCGAACAGTACCGATTCTATGGCGCCGCTTAACGTGAGCTGGATCGATGTTCCTGCCATCCGAGACATTGATGGCGATGGTGATCTTGATGTGCTGACGTATGGTGTTGGCGGAACGCAAGTGGAATTCCATCACAACATGAGTAAAGAATTGTACGGCGTTTGCGACAGTGTGAATTCCTATACGCTCGAAACTTTATGCTGGGGAGAATTTTACGAAAGCCAGCTCGACGCTACGATCACACTCAACGTTTCCTGTTCCAATCCGCCTGCGCACAATGACGCGTCGCATGATGTGCACCTGCATAACGGAAGTTGTCTCGAATGCATCAACACCGATGGCGACAATGACCAGGATGTGATCATTGGCGATCTTGCGAATCCAAACATCAATTATATCCGCAATGCTGGAACGAACACATTTGCTCATTGCGATTATGTTGATCCGTTGTATCCGTCGTACGACACCACGATGTACCTGAATATTTTCGGATGCGGCTATCATCTCGATGTGGATAATGACGGAAAGAATGATGTGGTGTTTTCCCCGAATGGATTTACCGGCGTGGAGAATTATCACAGTTCGTGGTTGTATCACAACACGGGAAGAAATGATTCTGTACGGCTGCATTTCATTGAGAATAATTTCATACAGGGACACATGATTGATGTGGGCGAAGGAAGCTATCCACGACTTTTTGATTTCGATCACGATGGAGATCTTGATCTTTTCATTGGCAACCGCGGCTATTATGATATCTCCGGATTTTTTCCAACAATGATCTCACTCTATAAAAACACGGGAACGAATGCAGCTCCCGTTTTTGATCTCATCACAAAAGATTTTGCGCACATCACGCAACAGGATACTTTCGCACAGGGAGCCATTCCTACTTTCGGAGATATTGACGGCGATGGTGACCAGGATATGATCGTTGGCGATGTGAATGGTTTTTTAAATCTCTACCGGAAAGATCCGGGCAACGATTCCAATTTTGTTCTTACCACGCAACACATCCAGAACATCGATGTGGGAAGTTATGCCATTCCGCAATTGGTGGATGTGGATCGTGATGGATTGCTCGATCTTCTCGTTGGCGAACAAAGCGGCAATGTGAATTATTACCGCAACACGGGAACCAATGCTGTTCCGTTTTTCACACTCATCACTCCGCTGTTCGGAAATGTAATTGTAACACAAGCAGGATTCACTACCGGTTACAGCGCGCCGTGGCTGTATGACGATAATGGAAATTATATTCTCTTCTGCGGATCGGAGCGCGGATTTCTTTACCGTTTTGATAATGTAGATGGAAATCTCGCAGGAAATTTCACACTCACCGATTCGCTCTACGTGAGTTCGTATGAAGGAGGAAGAATTGTTCCCTGCGTTGCCGACCTGAATAACGATAGTTTGTTTGATGTGGTCATCGGGAATTATGCAGGAGGAGTCTCTCTTTTTTATGGCGATAATAATGTCGGGATCGCAGAGCATCCTCCGCTGAATATTTTCTTTTCTGCCTATCCCAATCCTGCAAATGAAACACTGACCATCGAAACCGCCGATCTTCCTTCGCAGGATGAGTTCATCACGCTTACCGACATTTCGGGAAAGATTGTGTTATCACAAAAAATTCTTTTACAAAAAACGATGCTCGGCATTTCTTCTCTTGCAGACGGAATGTATTTCTGTACAATTTCCAATGCAGCAGGATTCCGTGCCAGCCAGAAATTAATTATCGCGAAGTGA
- a CDS encoding aminopeptidase: MSDLIFLPLFTFCILNSSLVVYGLRMAQGQLSLVWNSREVKDVLADKTVPDSVKQKLKLIGEIRQFAFDSIGLNRNNNYTTYYDQHGQRLIYVVTACEPFALKPHLWHFPFLGNVPYKGFFNKEKAKEEESSLKKEGYDTDIGGASGWSTLGYFKDPILSQMLQYDEGDLAELIIHELTHGTVFVKNDVDFNENLASFVGYKGALWFLESKYGKDSKQYRDYVNGRNDEEVLNKFMLTSAHALDSVYKNFSPGCDRNFKLIAKKKMFDTIVSHSKKLSLAADTLFPARLEKKLVRSGNSLFMHYVRYEAKQNDFESEYSKFSGLKAYVEFLKKKYPSV; this comes from the coding sequence TTGTCCGATCTCATTTTCCTTCCGTTATTCACCTTCTGCATTTTAAATTCATCACTCGTCGTTTATGGTTTGCGTATGGCGCAGGGACAACTTTCTCTCGTCTGGAATTCGCGCGAAGTGAAAGATGTACTCGCCGATAAAACAGTTCCTGATTCTGTAAAACAAAAACTGAAACTCATCGGAGAGATCAGACAATTTGCATTCGACAGCATCGGGCTCAACAGGAATAATAATTATACAACCTATTACGATCAACACGGACAGCGATTGATTTACGTGGTAACGGCCTGCGAACCTTTTGCGCTGAAACCTCATCTCTGGCATTTTCCTTTTCTCGGCAATGTTCCGTACAAAGGTTTTTTCAATAAGGAAAAAGCAAAAGAAGAAGAATCCTCTCTGAAAAAAGAAGGATACGATACGGACATCGGCGGCGCATCGGGCTGGAGTACGCTCGGGTATTTCAAGGATCCCATTCTCTCGCAGATGTTGCAATACGATGAAGGAGATCTTGCCGAACTCATCATTCACGAACTCACACACGGAACCGTATTTGTAAAAAACGATGTTGACTTCAATGAGAATCTCGCCAGCTTCGTCGGTTACAAAGGTGCGCTTTGGTTTCTCGAAAGCAAATACGGAAAAGATTCGAAACAGTACCGCGATTATGTGAACGGAAGAAATGATGAAGAAGTGCTGAATAAATTCATGCTCACATCCGCACACGCGCTCGACAGTGTGTACAAAAATTTTTCGCCGGGCTGCGACAGGAATTTTAAATTGATTGCGAAGAAAAAAATGTTCGACACCATCGTTTCACATTCGAAAAAACTTTCCCTTGCCGCCGATACGCTTTTTCCCGCACGGCTTGAAAAAAAATTAGTCCGCTCCGGCAATTCTTTGTTCATGCATTATGTTCGTTACGAAGCGAAACAAAATGATTTTGAAAGTGAGTATTCAAAATTCAGCGGGCTGAAAGCGTATGTGGAATTTCTGAAAAAGAAATATCCGTCGGTGTAG